The genomic window TTGTGTGGTACAAAATAGAACTCTAGACTACACGTATCGAGAAGCCAAAACCCAGACCGCCAGCCAGACACTCACTTACCAGGTGTCTGCAAAGCAAATCATATTCTTCATCATGTTCTGCATCCACCCCCCCAGCCTTCTAATCCGGCGTCTTGTTTCCACTCGAGGCCTCGCTCGGTGAACCTTTGGAACCACTGGTCGATGGCATCTGCCGCTTGAGAAGCGataccttcttcttcttccgaTTGCGCCAAGGAGTGGCTTGTAACAAGGATGCTTTCAGGCCTAGCCGCCTGTGACTCATCACGCTTttgcctcttcttctcgcgTTCTGCCAGCCAATTCCTACGTCCCGCGATGTATTTAATGCTGTGCCCAAGTCCGACACTCTGTGGAGACAGTCGCTCACGCGTTCGGTCCATAGGTGGACCGACAAAAAACATGACCCGGCCAGCACTATCATGTTGAAAGCCTTTCCGAATTTGGGGATGAAGTGCCTCGTTTATGTTATCTGGTAGTGTGTATACCTCGGGTGGTCGTGGAGGGTTGTAAACATTGGTGGGATTGCTACCACTGCCAGTAGATGCATTGAATGGCATTCGCCCAAGCTGGAGTTGATTATAATGCAGCGCAGCTTGATTAGCCATTGGTGGTGGGTGGGTAAATGCTGCCGGTGATGAAGAGTATGAAGACCCAAAATTATGCGTGTAGtttggttgctgctgttgctgctgctgatattGCATTGGTCGAATGGACATCTGAGGAGTCACTGCGGCCTGCGGTGGTTGTGGGATGGGTACTGGTGTTTGCTGCATAACATGGCCACCGCCGGCGGGTGTTACTGGCTGAAAATGACCTGTAGCCTGCATGCTGTACTGGTTGACTTGGGATGGGGATGGAACTGGACCAGCAGCTTGCGGAAGTCTCACAGTAGGGTCCATAGACATTTCCGGTGTTACGGATGCTGCCGAGGGACGCGTGGCAGATTCAGATGACATATGACTTGCAGTTGGCATAAGAGGCGGAGGGGGGGTTGGCTCGGGAGGAGGAGACTCCTAGCGGGATCAGTTAGCTATGACCGATTCTTATTCCTCAATCTTTGTAGGTAAGATATGGAGGTCGAGGCACCCATCTATTACTCCAACCGAGCGCAATGTGATTGCGTCGTGGGATGGACCACCATTATCCACTCACATTTGCTTCAGGGGGGCGCCGATGAACAGCACCAACGATGGGCGGAGCATTGGGGCTTCCCCAAGTTGGTCGAGGAAGATCGTCGGTATCCTTCGCGTCCTCGCGAAGAAGATGCTTGATGGGACTAGGCACCTTTCTCATGCGGCGTGGCACCTCAAACAAGTCCATTTCATAATCCTTATCCCGTACTTCATCAGGCACACAACTCGCCCACGTCTTAATTTTATTGAAACGGAACCTCTCTTCGTTGTAGCGTGACTCGCACACATAGACGTCTTTGTCAGAAGGGAGTCCTCTTGGGCGACCTTTATTGAAGCGGGTTACGAACATAACAAAGCATCGGTCCAACAATTCGCTTATTTGGTGATCTCGATACTGGCCCGTTTTCACAACCTCATGCTCGAAGAAGTGTTTTTCATATCGATGAACAGTCTGCTCAGGGCGATAATACCAGCAGGCATTAATCCATTTTTGGCCCGCACGGTCTTGCCATGTCCGAAATATTTGAGCAACAATTGGCTTAGCAAGGTCATTTGGATTCCGAATATGAACCCAATCACCTATGATGGGGCCTGGGTCAGTCTATGTTATCTAGTCAGCGGCTGGAGTGAAGTTGAATGAACCTACCGACTTTCCAGCTCTGTCCATTATGCTGTATTTCAGAAAGGGGAAGTTTGCCGTCCTCATCCCTGAAATCATCGTCTGGCTTGGCTTTTTCCTGCTCCGCAAGAATACGTGATTGTGTCTGCAATTCCACGGCAGCAAGATACAAGGGGCTATCATCTTCGTTATAAAGTTTCGCATTCTCGAACATCAATTCAATGTCCAATAGAAGGTCATCCACATGCCGATACTTCTTTCGTTTTGCTTTCTTCTTGATGTTATCCAGAGCAATGGGATTGCTGATGCTTTGGTAATAATCAGCCATGGTCGTCTTGTCCGGCAACTTTTCGAAAGGTGTCACAAGAAGATTtccttcatcatccttgaACTTTCTAAGAGATCGGAGGATTGAAGAGATACGCGCTTCCGTAGGTGTTTGCACCATAGGCGGGCGGCCTCTCTTTTTATATGCGTCATCCTCTTTATCTTCATCGGGTTCCTTGGGTCTGACGAAGGATTGACGACCACGACTGCGTGCTCTGCGTCGCTTCCGTTgtctctcgtcgtcgtctgaagactcatcctcatcgtccgaagactcatcctcatcttcttcatcctcatcttcggATGGAAGTGATGGCGAGTCTTCGACGGGAGGTAGCTCACCTAGATCAGGCAGTTTCGCATCATCAGGCGCTATGTCTCCCTTTGCGACTAGCTTTTGGAGCTGTTCATGAAATATTTCTCGGAGGCGAACCGCGGCTCCGAATATTGGCGCCGATGGACGATTGTATACTTGAGCATTGTGGCAGATCTGTGCAACGTCTTTGACAAACTCCGCAAAAGTCAAGTACTGTTTTTTCTGAATTTTACTCTGTTGTTCACATCAGCACCCATTTTCGAGAAAAGTGTTTCTAAAGTAATATCGACCTACTCGAATTGTGCTAAACGCAATTGGATCAGTGATCACTTCGAAGTAATCGGGGAGGGTACGACGGTTGGGAATACGTTGAAAGCCTGCTGCAAGCTCTTCACCACTATTCACTCGCATTAGCAAAATACCATAAATACAAACATGGACCTTGAATTTCTCAGCTTACTCTTCCTCAACGGTAGACAGATGCGCCGTCAGCTGCTGTATGATCTGGAACATATTCGGATCTCCATCTTCAGTAGCGTCGCCCTCTGTA from Metarhizium brunneum chromosome 2, complete sequence includes these protein-coding regions:
- the RSC1 gene encoding Chromatin structure-remodeling complex subunit RSC1, which translates into the protein MSLVRDLTPDDATGSIEVREVEQDVEMKDSSSGGHTDTEGDATEDGDPNMFQIIQQLTAHLSTVEEDGEELAAGFQRIPNRRTLPDYFEVITDPIAFSTIRSKIQKKQYLTFAEFVKDVAQICHNAQVYNRPSAPIFGAAVRLREIFHEQLQKLVAKGDIAPDDAKLPDLGELPPVEDSPSLPSEDEDEEDEDESSDDEDESSDDDERQRKRRRARSRGRQSFVRPKEPDEDKEDDAYKKRGRPPMVQTPTEARISSILRSLRKFKDDEGNLLVTPFEKLPDKTTMADYYQSISNPIALDNIKKKAKRKKYRHVDDLLLDIELMFENAKLYNEDDSPLYLAAVELQTQSRILAEQEKAKPDDDFRDEDGKLPLSEIQHNGQSWKVGDWVHIRNPNDLAKPIVAQIFRTWQDRAGQKWINACWYYRPEQTVHRYEKHFFEHEVVKTGQYRDHQISELLDRCFVMFVTRFNKGRPRGLPSDKDVYVCESRYNEERFRFNKIKTWASCVPDEVRDKDYEMDLFEVPRRMRKVPSPIKHLLREDAKDTDDLPRPTWGSPNAPPIVGAVHRRPPEANESPPPEPTPPPPLMPTASHMSSESATRPSAASVTPEMSMDPTVRLPQAAGPVPSPSQVNQYSMQATGHFQPVTPAGGGHVMQQTPVPIPQPPQAAVTPQMSIRPMQYQQQQQQQPNYTHNFGSSYSSSPAAFTHPPPMANQAALHYNQLQLGRMPFNASTGSGSNPTNVYNPPRPPEVYTLPDNINEALHPQIRKGFQHDSAGRVMFFVGPPMDRTRERLSPQSVGLGHSIKYIAGRRNWLAEREKKRQKRDESQAARPESILVTSHSLAQSEEEEGIASQAADAIDQWFQRFTERGLEWKQDAGLEGWGGGCRT